A part of Larkinella insperata genomic DNA contains:
- a CDS encoding XrtN system VIT domain-containing protein: protein MDTHFNPPTKADLVSSSPFESINSTSTTPGPINQPPWWWLVFRQPLFGWGLVAVGVSALIFGGYDWYGARNGFAHNFALFVFHYSLATAYTILLLTNKMLRFSRTQPEQGRPARLSMMVLWLMSAYALNRDLPVFHESVPWLQGLLVLAGMALLGVAWLNGLSVRGQQVLLFVLTVVWCLFLYQTIYALPYYPYGFLGLVLLGVGGHIFIPFVLTIGVGSILWQSWRDHEHRQPAITAGLFVPLAIAFWFVHQWTQLDTRIRYTTNAIAARKDDELPVWILLAQQLPNNWITQRYLKTGSVYSQVDDWGNKVFEHQWELKRHDPLVMIATALRKPSKTWDVGGNKLIGMLYNFRHENEERLWSGTDLRTTNVLTQTRIYPEYRLAYTEKTLQVYNGNQYMQQEALYTFHLSPGSVVTSLSLWINGREEKGVLTTKAKADSAYRTIVGVEERDPSVVHWREGNRITVRVFPCMPGQTRQVKIGITSPLRLENESGDVPQLVYENPWFDGPDGRNATETVKLDFSQQPQHPVLSDYLKTGWFEKPLGKHLLRESTYQPRWEIRFDAPALATGGFRFNGHTYQLQPARQNLEAFDPRAIYLDLHQDWTKADIDAVLTMAEKRPVWVYTDELIQLTPGNRDDLIDQLLEQRFSVFPFYRIPDPGSALFVTKGAQTGPQLEDLAGSSYARALSQQRVNQPPVRTFCLSKPSDLVKTLSEFGIFQTDYGSIQELQSLLRQRQFAAPTVANQSTFLPQSGVRIVRRPDGGKTVLEASAAPDHLVRLYAYNHLLNQIGRHYFSPDFRQESLIAEARQAHIVSPLSSLLVLETLQDYDRFKIKKTSDGLGNATLKNTGAVPEPHEWALLLLLALWMGYSWQKRRYAGN from the coding sequence ATGGACACACATTTCAACCCGCCAACCAAGGCCGACTTGGTTTCATCTTCCCCTTTTGAGTCTATAAATTCTACTAGTACGACTCCCGGGCCCATCAATCAACCGCCCTGGTGGTGGCTGGTTTTCCGGCAGCCGCTGTTTGGCTGGGGTCTGGTAGCGGTTGGGGTGTCCGCCCTGATCTTCGGCGGGTATGATTGGTATGGGGCCCGCAACGGTTTTGCGCACAACTTCGCTCTGTTCGTCTTTCATTACAGCCTGGCGACGGCCTACACTATTTTGTTGTTGACCAATAAAATGCTGCGGTTTTCCCGGACGCAACCGGAGCAGGGGCGACCGGCCCGTCTGTCCATGATGGTTTTGTGGCTGATGAGCGCCTACGCCCTGAACCGCGACTTGCCGGTTTTCCACGAGTCCGTGCCGTGGTTGCAGGGGTTGCTGGTACTGGCCGGAATGGCACTCCTTGGGGTAGCTTGGTTGAACGGTTTGTCGGTTCGCGGTCAGCAGGTGCTGCTGTTTGTCCTGACGGTTGTGTGGTGTCTGTTCCTGTACCAAACCATTTATGCACTTCCCTACTACCCTTACGGATTTTTAGGGCTGGTTCTGTTGGGCGTTGGTGGTCACATTTTTATTCCCTTCGTCCTCACCATCGGGGTTGGCAGCATACTCTGGCAAAGCTGGCGGGATCATGAGCACCGGCAACCGGCCATCACCGCCGGGCTTTTTGTACCGCTGGCAATTGCGTTCTGGTTTGTTCATCAGTGGACTCAGCTGGATACCCGGATTCGATACACCACAAACGCCATTGCTGCCCGAAAAGACGACGAGCTACCCGTCTGGATTCTGCTGGCCCAGCAACTGCCGAACAACTGGATTACGCAACGATACCTGAAAACCGGCTCCGTCTACAGCCAGGTTGACGACTGGGGCAACAAGGTGTTTGAACATCAGTGGGAATTGAAGCGCCATGATCCGCTGGTGATGATTGCTACGGCCTTGCGAAAACCGAGCAAAACATGGGATGTGGGTGGAAATAAGCTCATCGGGATGCTTTATAACTTCCGGCACGAGAATGAAGAACGCTTATGGTCGGGTACGGACCTACGAACCACCAACGTATTGACGCAAACCCGGATTTATCCGGAATACCGGCTGGCGTACACTGAAAAGACATTGCAGGTTTACAACGGTAATCAGTACATGCAACAGGAAGCATTGTACACGTTTCACCTGTCGCCGGGTTCGGTCGTTACGTCGCTGTCGTTGTGGATTAACGGGCGCGAGGAAAAAGGCGTGCTGACCACCAAGGCGAAAGCCGACAGCGCTTACCGAACCATTGTGGGCGTCGAAGAGCGTGATCCGTCGGTGGTCCACTGGCGGGAAGGCAATCGGATAACGGTACGGGTGTTTCCGTGTATGCCGGGCCAGACGCGGCAGGTAAAGATTGGCATCACGTCGCCCCTTCGGCTGGAAAACGAATCGGGTGACGTACCGCAACTGGTCTACGAAAATCCCTGGTTTGACGGGCCCGACGGCCGGAACGCTACCGAAACCGTAAAGCTGGACTTTTCGCAGCAGCCCCAGCACCCGGTCTTATCCGATTACCTGAAAACCGGCTGGTTTGAAAAGCCGCTTGGTAAACACCTTCTCCGGGAATCAACCTACCAGCCGCGCTGGGAAATTCGTTTCGACGCCCCGGCCCTGGCGACCGGCGGGTTTCGGTTTAACGGACATACCTACCAACTCCAACCCGCCCGGCAGAACCTGGAAGCGTTCGATCCACGGGCGATCTACCTCGATTTGCACCAGGATTGGACCAAAGCAGACATTGATGCGGTGTTAACAATGGCCGAAAAGCGCCCAGTCTGGGTGTACACGGACGAACTGATTCAACTGACCCCGGGCAACCGTGACGACTTGATCGACCAGTTGCTGGAGCAGCGTTTCAGCGTCTTTCCGTTTTACCGGATTCCGGATCCGGGTTCGGCACTGTTTGTCACAAAAGGCGCCCAGACGGGGCCGCAACTCGAAGACCTGGCGGGGAGTTCCTACGCCCGGGCTTTGAGTCAGCAGCGCGTTAATCAACCCCCGGTGCGGACTTTCTGCCTGTCGAAACCGTCTGATCTGGTGAAAACCCTGAGCGAGTTTGGCATTTTTCAAACGGATTACGGCTCCATCCAGGAACTGCAATCCCTGCTCCGGCAAAGGCAGTTTGCTGCGCCGACGGTAGCGAATCAATCGACTTTCCTGCCGCAGTCAGGCGTTCGGATTGTTCGCCGGCCGGATGGTGGAAAAACGGTTCTCGAAGCAAGCGCGGCCCCGGACCATCTGGTTCGGCTGTATGCCTACAACCACTTGCTGAACCAAATTGGGCGGCATTATTTTTCGCCGGACTTCCGCCAGGAGTCGCTGATTGCCGAGGCCCGGCAGGCTCATATCGTTTCACCCCTGTCGAGTTTGCTGGTCCTGGAAACGCTGCAGGACTACGACCGTTTTAAAATCAAAAAGACGTCGGACGGCCTGGGCAACGCAACCCTGAAAAACACCGGCGCCGTGCCCGAACCGCACGAATGGGCTTTACTGTTGCTGCTGGCGCTCTGGATGGGCTATAGCTGGCAAAAAAGGCGGTATGCAGGGAACTGA
- the xrtN gene encoding exosortase N: protein MQGTDLTFWLGLALAVYVMLTPARGRWLGVLGGLLLMSPVLRWLATVFGFPIRLQLSSWVTTLLRHVGVEATASGNLIQLNGHEFAIDPACMGLQMTGLSALASLFLIIHLENRTQTRLSVGWLAAVGLGTVLLVLLTNLIRMLTLVLFYIVPDDPLHDGVGLACLALYLLLPLNLSLPRLYQRFGTPFPAGAHLAWKRLALVYGVAGLAGFGLIQRSQPAVPVRVAVPAGYASKPVDNGFWQYSKKGVLVYLKPVRTAYSAEHSPTVCWRGSGYTFGAVAEKQIHGRWVYVGSLQRGKERLYTVWWFSNGFCRTISQTDFRWRMLWGEPPFALLNVTVDRPGALEDAVKAWY, encoded by the coding sequence ATGCAGGGAACTGATCTGACCTTCTGGCTCGGGCTGGCGCTGGCCGTCTACGTCATGCTGACGCCTGCGCGGGGGCGCTGGCTGGGCGTTCTGGGCGGCTTGCTGCTGATGTCGCCGGTACTGAGGTGGCTGGCGACGGTTTTTGGCTTTCCGATCCGGTTGCAGTTGAGTAGCTGGGTGACGACTCTGCTGCGGCATGTGGGCGTTGAGGCCACGGCCAGTGGCAACCTGATTCAGTTGAACGGTCATGAATTTGCCATCGACCCGGCCTGCATGGGTTTACAGATGACGGGTTTATCGGCGCTGGCCAGCCTGTTTCTGATCATCCATCTCGAAAACCGGACCCAAACGCGGCTGTCGGTGGGATGGCTGGCGGCAGTGGGGCTTGGAACTGTCCTTCTGGTGCTGCTGACCAACCTGATCCGGATGCTCACGCTGGTGCTGTTTTACATTGTACCCGACGATCCGCTGCACGACGGGGTTGGGCTGGCGTGTCTGGCGCTTTATCTGTTGTTGCCCTTAAACCTGAGTCTGCCCCGGCTTTATCAACGGTTCGGAACACCGTTTCCTGCCGGCGCCCATCTGGCCTGGAAGCGGCTGGCGCTGGTTTACGGGGTTGCGGGCTTGGCCGGTTTCGGACTGATTCAGCGCAGCCAGCCCGCCGTTCCCGTCCGGGTTGCCGTTCCGGCGGGGTATGCGAGCAAACCGGTGGATAACGGCTTTTGGCAGTACAGCAAAAAGGGGGTGCTGGTGTATCTGAAACCCGTTCGAACGGCCTACAGCGCGGAACACAGCCCAACGGTTTGCTGGCGGGGGAGCGGGTACACGTTTGGCGCGGTGGCCGAAAAACAGATACATGGGCGCTGGGTCTACGTGGGATCGTTGCAGCGCGGGAAAGAGCGGCTTTATACCGTCTGGTGGTTTTCCAACGGCTTCTGCCGCACCATCAGCCAGACGGATTTCCGCTGGCGAATGCTCTGGGGCGAACCACCCTTTGCGCTGCTGAACGTAACCGTTGACCGGCCCGGTGCGCTGGAAGATGCGGTGAAAGCGTGGTATTGA
- a CDS encoding zinc-binding metallopeptidase family protein codes for MKLFKCTHCGEPIYFENSRCPQCEYPLGFLARQLELLPLVANDAETFQIYGQDDTLYRYCANHQYGVCNWLVEDQSGRSRFCEACQLNRTVPNLSKPEYLLRWKGIETAKHRLIYALRRMKLPLMSKSVDPDNGLSFDFLADGTQRRVRTGHLRGLITINIVEADDIEREMTRQKMDEPYRTVLGHFRHEIGHYYWDRLIRNTARIDAYRDLFGDERQSYKDALKRHYREGPPAGWNLNYISAYATAHPWEDWAETWAHYLHILDTLETAHAFGLSVKFQSLVDSMSGVEIEKTDPYDPEDFKALMDLWGPLSFAMNNLNRSMGHADLYPFVIPPGVMEKLSFIHQVCYQTRRNGTD; via the coding sequence ATGAAACTTTTTAAATGCACGCACTGCGGAGAGCCGATTTATTTCGAAAACAGCCGTTGTCCGCAGTGTGAATATCCGCTCGGTTTTCTGGCTCGCCAGCTGGAACTGCTTCCGCTGGTTGCGAACGACGCCGAAACTTTTCAGATTTACGGTCAGGATGACACCCTGTACCGCTATTGCGCCAACCACCAGTACGGGGTTTGTAACTGGCTGGTGGAAGACCAAAGCGGCCGTTCCCGGTTTTGCGAAGCCTGCCAGCTGAACCGGACCGTCCCCAACCTGAGCAAGCCGGAGTACCTGCTGCGTTGGAAGGGCATCGAAACCGCCAAACACCGCCTGATTTACGCGCTCCGGCGCATGAAGCTGCCGCTGATGAGCAAATCGGTTGATCCCGACAACGGCCTTTCCTTCGATTTTCTGGCCGACGGCACCCAACGCCGGGTCCGGACCGGTCACCTGCGCGGGCTGATTACCATCAACATCGTGGAAGCGGACGACATCGAGCGGGAGATGACCCGCCAGAAGATGGACGAACCATACCGCACGGTTTTGGGCCACTTCCGGCACGAAATAGGGCATTATTACTGGGATCGACTGATTCGGAACACCGCGCGAATCGACGCGTACCGTGACCTATTTGGCGACGAACGCCAGAGTTACAAAGATGCCCTGAAGCGGCATTACCGGGAGGGGCCACCGGCGGGCTGGAATCTTAACTACATCAGCGCCTACGCCACCGCCCACCCGTGGGAAGATTGGGCCGAGACCTGGGCGCATTACCTGCACATTCTGGATACGCTTGAAACCGCGCACGCGTTTGGCCTGAGCGTCAAGTTTCAGTCGCTGGTTGACTCCATGAGCGGGGTAGAAATCGAGAAAACCGATCCCTACGATCCGGAAGACTTTAAAGCCCTGATGGACTTATGGGGACCGTTGTCGTTTGCCATGAATAACCTGAACCGCAGCATGGGCCACGCCGATCTGTACCCGTTTGTTATCCCGCCCGGTGTCATGGAAAAGCTAAGCTTCATCCATCAGGTGTGTTACCAAACCCGGCGGAATGGAACCGACTGA
- a CDS encoding PadR family transcriptional regulator, with the protein MSTNQQFLKGSLSVIILRLLEEQERMYGYEITQKVKALTAGQMNVTEGALYPALHKLEAEGLLTTETQVVEGRARKYYSLTKDGHTEAAGRITELAVMLENLQQLLKGGATSLKPAV; encoded by the coding sequence ATGAGCACCAATCAGCAGTTTTTAAAAGGCAGCCTCTCCGTCATCATCCTGCGGCTTCTGGAAGAGCAGGAACGGATGTACGGCTATGAAATCACCCAGAAAGTGAAGGCGCTGACGGCCGGCCAGATGAACGTCACCGAGGGAGCGCTTTACCCGGCTTTGCACAAGCTCGAAGCCGAAGGGCTGCTGACGACCGAAACGCAGGTGGTAGAAGGCCGGGCGCGGAAGTATTATTCGCTGACGAAAGATGGCCATACCGAAGCCGCCGGGCGTATTACGGAACTGGCCGTCATGCTGGAAAACCTGCAACAACTCCTGAAGGGCGGAGCTACTTCGTTAAAACCAGCTGTCTGA
- a CDS encoding DUF1501 domain-containing protein: protein MNEKLAQSLADTFNRRSFLNKASWGLGTLALGSLLPSSGLFSSPAERIDTVPHRAPKAKRVVYLFQSGGPSQLEMFDYKPHLAKMHGQDLPESVRKGQRLTSMSAQQSALPLVSSPYQFRQHGKSGAWVSELMPYTAKVTDDLCFIKSMYTEQINHDPALTFFQTGNQLAGRPSIGSWVSYGLGTANENLPAFIVMVSKDAPQDQPLYARLWGNGFLPSKHQGVQFRSGNDPVLYLSNPSGYSSADRRSMLDALKDLNQVQEELYGDPEVSNHIAQYEMAFRMQTSVPDVNDLSDEPEWVFDLYGEEARNPGTYAANCLMARRLLERDVKFVQLYHQGWDQHGNLPKALAKQCKATDQASAALVQDLKQRGLLDDTLVVWGGEFGRTNYSQGKLTKDNYGRDHHPRCFTMWMAGGGVKPGITYGETDEFGYNIARNPVHVHDFQATLLHLLGIDHEKLTYEFQGRRFRLTDVEGKLVKGILA from the coding sequence ATGAACGAGAAACTGGCGCAAAGTCTGGCCGATACTTTCAACCGGCGGTCTTTTCTGAACAAGGCATCGTGGGGCCTGGGCACGCTGGCGCTGGGTTCGCTGCTGCCTTCTTCCGGGCTGTTCTCGAGTCCGGCCGAGCGGATCGATACCGTGCCCCACCGCGCTCCGAAGGCCAAGCGGGTGGTGTATCTGTTTCAGAGCGGAGGACCGTCGCAATTAGAAATGTTTGATTATAAACCCCATCTGGCAAAAATGCACGGCCAGGACCTGCCCGAATCGGTTCGGAAGGGGCAGCGGTTGACGAGTATGAGCGCCCAGCAGTCGGCCCTGCCGCTGGTGAGTTCGCCGTACCAGTTCCGGCAGCACGGCAAGAGTGGCGCGTGGGTAAGCGAGCTAATGCCCTACACGGCTAAAGTAACCGACGACCTGTGTTTCATCAAGTCCATGTATACGGAGCAGATCAACCACGACCCGGCGCTGACGTTCTTTCAGACGGGAAATCAGTTGGCCGGGCGGCCCAGCATCGGTTCGTGGGTGAGTTATGGGTTGGGAACTGCCAACGAAAACCTGCCCGCGTTTATCGTGATGGTGTCGAAAGACGCCCCGCAGGATCAGCCATTGTACGCCCGCTTGTGGGGCAACGGTTTTTTGCCGTCCAAACACCAGGGGGTGCAGTTTCGCTCCGGCAACGATCCGGTGCTGTACCTGAGCAACCCCAGCGGCTACAGCTCGGCGGACCGGCGGTCCATGCTCGATGCCCTGAAGGATTTGAATCAGGTCCAGGAAGAACTGTACGGCGATCCGGAGGTTTCCAACCACATTGCGCAGTACGAAATGGCGTTTCGGATGCAGACCTCTGTGCCGGACGTGAACGATCTGTCCGACGAACCGGAATGGGTATTTGATCTCTACGGTGAAGAGGCCCGCAACCCGGGGACCTATGCTGCCAACTGTCTGATGGCCCGCCGGTTGCTGGAACGCGATGTGAAATTTGTGCAACTGTATCACCAGGGGTGGGACCAGCACGGTAATCTGCCCAAGGCGTTGGCCAAACAGTGTAAAGCCACCGATCAGGCGTCGGCGGCTCTGGTGCAGGACCTGAAGCAACGCGGTTTGCTGGATGATACGCTGGTGGTCTGGGGCGGTGAATTTGGCCGCACGAACTACTCACAGGGCAAGCTGACCAAAGATAATTACGGCCGCGACCACCACCCGCGCTGCTTCACCATGTGGATGGCGGGCGGGGGCGTGAAGCCCGGAATCACCTACGGCGAAACCGACGAGTTTGGCTACAACATCGCCCGCAATCCGGTGCATGTCCACGATTTTCAGGCCACGCTGCTGCACCTGCTGGGTATCGATCACGAAAAGCTGACCTACGAATTCCAGGGCCGCCGTTTTCGCCTGACCGATGTGGAAGGAAAACTGGTGAAGGGCATTTTGGCGTAA
- a CDS encoding DUF4369 domain-containing protein, with protein MRTRFVIVFGLACLTFLPSVWAQKNVRLQGNVSGLGSTMIYLKKTDNTNSRPVVVDSTRSADGRFSFSRSIPEVDFYNVVAAGLPGQVQFIWDGDLTLEGTRDLFRESEIKGSPLTDSWLKFQNEVDRPYRDVLMDLYNERQRSSSDTAIATRVAREEKRLKQEQIQKVAQQIRENPDSQLSLYLLNWYWTQLPKAEARAMYEKLNPSLKNHSLAKRLQNQLK; from the coding sequence ATGAGAACCCGTTTTGTAATCGTTTTCGGTCTGGCCTGCCTGACCTTTTTACCGTCGGTCTGGGCGCAGAAAAATGTCCGGCTGCAAGGTAATGTCAGCGGATTAGGCTCAACGATGATTTACCTCAAGAAAACCGATAACACCAACAGTCGGCCCGTCGTTGTTGATTCAACCCGGTCGGCCGATGGACGGTTTTCGTTCAGCCGCAGCATTCCGGAAGTTGATTTTTACAATGTGGTAGCCGCTGGTCTGCCGGGTCAGGTGCAGTTTATCTGGGACGGCGATCTGACGCTCGAGGGCACCCGCGACCTGTTTCGGGAATCGGAAATCAAGGGCTCCCCGCTCACCGACAGCTGGCTGAAGTTCCAGAACGAGGTAGACCGCCCGTACCGCGATGTGCTGATGGATTTGTACAACGAGCGCCAACGGTCGAGCAGCGATACGGCAATTGCTACCCGGGTGGCGCGGGAAGAGAAACGACTCAAGCAGGAGCAGATTCAAAAAGTGGCCCAGCAGATTCGGGAAAACCCCGACTCGCAGCTGAGTCTGTATCTGTTGAACTGGTACTGGACGCAGCTACCGAAAGCCGAAGCCCGTGCTATGTACGAAAAATTAAATCCATCGTTGAAAAATCATTCGCTGGCGAAGCGTCTGCAAAACCAGCTAAAATAA
- a CDS encoding N-acyl-D-amino-acid deacylase family protein, with translation MKFFLYLFFLTSFAYGQSYDLVIKNGRIVDGTGNPWYYADVAIQHGKVVRIGTIPATDAKTVLDARNQIVAPGFIDVHTHVEGSLQDRPGAENFLYDGVTTLVTGNCGSSATNLRLFYDSLRVSGFSPNVASMIGHNTVRLKVMKMAFREPTAREQTEMEALVEQAMKDGAVGLSTGLIYTPGTYAHTPEIVNLAKMASRYGGVYASHMRNEGQEVKKAIEEAIQIGREAQIPVEISHFKVASKPIWGSSAETVGMVEAARREGLDVTVDQYPYTASSTSLSSIVPSWALADGDSATLTRFRDPATRTKIRKEMLDALKKNDRKNYDYAVVAYYPADTAFNGLSISKINQKLGRKDKADAEADLVLELMEKADMKRIQMVYHTMSEEDVATIMRYPNTMVASDAGVARFQSGMPHPRGYGTNARVLGRYVREKKVIPVEEAVRRMSSLPAQRFKLEDRGILKPGYAADLVIFDEKTVSDQSTYEAPHAYSTGFSYVLVNGVPVIENGRHNGKRPGQVLMGKGYAGKAE, from the coding sequence ATGAAGTTTTTCCTCTACCTCTTTTTCCTTACCTCCTTCGCTTACGGCCAATCGTACGATCTGGTTATCAAAAACGGTCGCATTGTCGACGGAACCGGCAACCCCTGGTACTACGCCGATGTGGCCATCCAGCATGGGAAAGTAGTCCGGATCGGGACGATTCCGGCCACGGATGCCAAAACCGTCCTTGATGCCCGCAACCAGATCGTCGCCCCCGGTTTCATCGACGTTCATACGCACGTGGAAGGCAGCTTGCAGGACCGCCCCGGCGCTGAAAATTTTCTCTACGACGGGGTTACGACGCTCGTTACCGGCAACTGCGGCAGTTCGGCCACCAACCTACGGCTTTTCTACGATTCGCTGCGGGTCAGCGGCTTTTCACCCAACGTGGCCTCGATGATTGGTCATAATACCGTGCGGTTAAAAGTAATGAAAATGGCCTTCCGCGAACCAACCGCCAGAGAGCAGACCGAAATGGAAGCCCTGGTGGAACAGGCCATGAAAGACGGCGCGGTGGGTCTTTCAACGGGTTTGATCTACACGCCCGGCACCTACGCCCACACGCCCGAGATCGTCAATCTGGCCAAAATGGCGTCGCGTTACGGCGGGGTGTATGCATCGCACATGCGCAACGAAGGGCAGGAGGTCAAGAAAGCCATTGAAGAAGCGATTCAGATTGGCCGCGAAGCCCAGATTCCGGTCGAGATTTCGCACTTCAAAGTTGCCAGTAAACCCATTTGGGGTTCCAGCGCCGAAACCGTTGGTATGGTGGAAGCCGCCCGGCGCGAAGGACTTGACGTCACCGTTGACCAATACCCTTACACGGCCTCGAGCACTTCGCTTTCGAGCATCGTTCCCTCCTGGGCGCTGGCCGACGGTGATTCGGCCACGCTGACCCGCTTCCGCGATCCGGCCACCCGCACCAAAATCCGGAAGGAAATGCTCGATGCCTTAAAGAAAAACGATCGTAAGAACTACGACTACGCCGTGGTGGCTTATTATCCGGCCGACACCGCCTTCAACGGCCTGAGCATTAGCAAAATTAACCAGAAGCTGGGCCGCAAAGACAAAGCCGATGCGGAAGCAGACCTGGTGCTGGAATTGATGGAAAAAGCGGACATGAAACGGATTCAGATGGTCTATCACACCATGTCGGAGGAAGACGTGGCGACTATTATGCGCTACCCAAACACGATGGTGGCATCGGATGCGGGCGTGGCACGGTTCCAGTCCGGTATGCCGCACCCGCGCGGATATGGTACGAACGCCCGGGTGTTGGGGCGGTATGTTCGGGAGAAAAAAGTAATTCCGGTGGAAGAAGCCGTCCGGCGGATGTCGTCGCTGCCTGCCCAACGGTTTAAGCTCGAGGACCGCGGGATTCTGAAACCCGGCTATGCCGCTGATCTTGTGATTTTCGACGAAAAAACCGTGTCCGACCAATCCACCTATGAAGCTCCCCACGCCTATTCGACCGGGTTCTCATACGTGCTGGTCAACGGCGTGCCGGTGATTGAGAACGGGCGGCACAACGGCAAACGTCCGGGGCAGGTGCTGATGGGCAAGGGCTATGCCGGCAAAGCGGAATAA
- a CDS encoding ABC transporter ATP-binding protein produces the protein MKTYFRLLSYAQPIGRFLTPFLLTSLLASVFGVLNFTLLIPLLDVLFDKVDPVELQKLLSQPAPTLSLENSPIDVFRYYFARFFQEHGKIGALRFVCSVVVLSVILNNLFKYLSVRQMETFKARMVARLREKVFTKAIRLHLGFFSNERKGNLIARILTDVQEVENSIANSLSAASKEFFLLVAYIVALFKISANLTFFALLVIPVSGGFIAMLVRRMKRDAQSGQQRLSGILSLLDETFGGMRVVKGFNAESFITRKFQVENEGYRQSVRSLANRRELASPFSEAMGVTVVALILLYGGSLVLNNQSDLSASDFITFIAIFSQVTRPAKEISNAFSGSQRGIASGERVLELIDTVPAIQDKPNATELTGFQRNIEVKNVSFAYQADRPVLKGVNFTLEKGKTIALVGASGGGKSTIADLIPRFYDPAAGQILIDGVDLRDCTTQSLRNLMGIVTQESILFNDTVFNNIAFGSEATEQEVIRAAQIANAHDFIMAQPEGYQTVIGDRGGRLSGGQRQRISIARAVLKNPPILILDEATSALDTESEKLVQEALTRLMANRTSLVIAHRLSTIQHADEILVVQNGEIVERGTHQDLLGLDEGFYRRLTV, from the coding sequence ATGAAAACGTATTTTCGCCTACTTTCATACGCCCAGCCCATCGGCCGCTTTCTGACGCCGTTTTTGTTGACGTCGTTGCTAGCCAGCGTGTTTGGGGTATTGAACTTTACCTTACTGATTCCGTTGCTGGATGTCCTGTTTGACAAAGTTGACCCCGTGGAACTCCAGAAACTGCTGAGCCAGCCCGCACCCACCTTGTCGCTTGAAAACTCGCCCATCGACGTCTTTCGCTATTATTTCGCCCGCTTTTTTCAGGAACACGGTAAAATCGGAGCGCTTCGCTTCGTGTGTAGTGTGGTGGTCCTGTCGGTTATCCTGAACAACCTGTTCAAGTACCTTTCCGTCCGGCAAATGGAAACCTTCAAGGCCCGGATGGTGGCCCGGTTGCGGGAAAAGGTTTTTACCAAAGCCATTCGACTGCACCTTGGTTTTTTTTCGAACGAACGCAAAGGCAACCTCATCGCCCGCATCCTGACCGACGTTCAGGAAGTTGAAAATTCGATTGCCAACAGCCTCTCGGCGGCTTCCAAAGAGTTTTTTCTGCTGGTTGCCTACATCGTAGCGCTGTTCAAGATTTCGGCCAACCTGACCTTTTTTGCCCTGCTGGTGATCCCGGTTTCGGGCGGCTTTATTGCCATGCTCGTCCGGCGAATGAAACGGGATGCGCAGAGCGGACAACAGCGGCTGAGCGGCATTCTGAGCCTGCTCGACGAAACGTTTGGCGGCATGCGCGTGGTGAAAGGCTTCAACGCCGAATCGTTCATTACCCGGAAGTTCCAGGTCGAAAATGAAGGCTATCGCCAGTCGGTCCGGTCGCTGGCCAACCGGCGCGAACTGGCCTCGCCCTTCTCGGAGGCCATGGGCGTAACGGTTGTTGCCCTGATTCTGCTCTACGGCGGCTCGCTGGTGCTGAACAACCAATCGGATTTGTCAGCTTCGGATTTTATTACGTTCATCGCGATTTTTTCCCAGGTTACGCGCCCGGCCAAGGAGATTTCCAACGCCTTCAGCGGCTCACAGCGCGGGATTGCGTCGGGCGAACGGGTGCTGGAGCTGATCGATACCGTCCCGGCCATTCAGGATAAGCCCAACGCCACTGAGCTAACCGGTTTTCAGCGGAACATTGAGGTTAAAAACGTTTCATTTGCTTACCAGGCCGACCGCCCGGTGTTGAAAGGCGTCAATTTCACGCTCGAAAAAGGCAAAACCATCGCACTCGTCGGTGCGTCGGGGGGCGGTAAATCAACCATTGCCGACCTGATTCCCCGCTTTTACGACCCTGCTGCCGGGCAGATTCTGATCGACGGCGTTGACCTGCGGGATTGCACCACGCAGTCGCTCCGGAATCTGATGGGCATCGTGACGCAGGAAAGCATTCTGTTCAACGATACGGTTTTCAACAACATCGCCTTTGGCAGCGAGGCCACGGAGCAGGAAGTGATACGGGCCGCCCAGATCGCCAACGCCCACGATTTTATTATGGCCCAACCCGAAGGCTATCAGACCGTTATCGGCGACCGCGGAGGCCGCTTGTCGGGTGGACAGCGGCAGCGCATCAGCATTGCCCGCGCCGTGCTGAAAAACCCACCGATCCTGATTCTGGACGAAGCAACGTCGGCGCTGGATACGGAGTCGGAAAAACTGGTGCAGGAAGCCCTAACGCGCCTGATGGCCAACCGAACCTCGCTGGTGATTGCCCACCGGCTGAGCACCATTCAGCACGCCGATGAGATTCTGGTGGTGCAGAACGGCGAAATTGTCGAGCGCGGCACGCACCAGGATTTGCTGGGGCTGGACGAAGGGTTTTACCGGCGGCTTACCGTCTAA